One window of the Falco biarmicus isolate bFalBia1 chromosome 2, bFalBia1.pri, whole genome shotgun sequence genome contains the following:
- the ENDOD1 gene encoding endonuclease domain-containing 1 protein isoform X2: protein MENSGVAFSVLTCEGLYELPCVFIWLMATSGQMTKIDDPENDLHEMVHEADVIGTVASLGANQALTSDYVGSGYERGLLNPSLLHEEDFQMATYTLTNAVPLSPSLSKSWHRDIRRVVEQALVPHCSRKDHLYLLAGAIPSSVRVKGKVSVPESLWLAACCDGPEGWSLGLVKKMNDENSLVDLMVGELEKQHLSGVHLFKGSCGKDKQSQEKTEAILQALSQIRSGDQAGTSDNQEAQDSGLVRRVAGIIATPFIKLLELLIYVFVELVKFVFYFLWLVIKRVGGTVLDGVYSLWNGVVSYLKAISMVLISIPYDVGRVIINIFLGFLQIVQDVATLTYRILRIPVEFVLHLAAFPYHSICAIPSVLKDLAMGIGGTFSLVIDATAALLHGFYYLAGHIVKRFVPKGSSDD from the exons ATGGAAAACTCCGGAGTTGCTTTTTCTGTCCTAACGTGTGAAGGGCTGTATGAATTACcttgtgttttcatttggttGATGGCTACCAGCGGCCAGATGACCAAG ATAGATGATCCAGAAAATGACCTGCATGAGATGGTGCATGAAGCTGATGTCATTGGCACTGTGGCCAGCCTTGGTGCAAATCAAGCCCTGACCTCAGACTACGTGGGCTCCGGTTATGAGAGAGGGCTGCTCAATCCCAGCTTGCTCCATGAGGAGGATTTCCAGATGGCCACGTACACACTCACAAACGCTGTCCCTCTGAGCCCATCTCTGAGCAAAAGTTGGCACAGAGATATCAGGAGGGTAGTGGAGCAAGCTCTGGTCCCTCACTGCTCCAGGAAGGATCATCTGTATCTCCTTGCAGGCGCAATTCCTTCCAGTGTCCGAGTTAAAGGCAAGGTGTCGGTGCCAGAGAGCCTCtggctggcagcctgctgcGATGGTCCAGAGGGATGGTCCCTGGGActagtgaaaaaaatgaatgatgaAAACAGCCTGGTGGACCTCATGGTGggagagctggagaagcagcatctATCAGGAGTTCACTTGTTCAAAGGCAGCTGTGGGAAAGACAAgcaaagccaagagaaaacagaagcaatacTACAAGCTCTCAGTCAGATCCGCTCTGGAGATCAAGCAGGAACAAGTGACAACCAGGAGGCCCAAGACAGCGGCTTGGTGAGAAGAGTGGCTGGCATCATTGCTACCCCTTTTATCAAACTTCTGGAACTCCTCATCTACGTGTTTGTGGAGCTGGTgaaatttgtgttttatttcctgtggCTTGTTATCAAGCGGGTTGGTGGTACAGTTCTGGATGGAGTCTACAGCCTGTGGAATGGGGTGGTGTCCTACCTTAAAGCCATCAGCATGGTGCTCATCAGCATCCCCTATGATGTGGGGAGGGTCATTATCAACATCTTCCTGGGCTTCCTGCAAATTGTTCAAGATGTGGCAACCCTAACCTACAGGATTCTGCGCATCCCTGTGGAGTTTGTCCTTCACCTGGCTGCTTTCCCTTACCACTCCATCTGCGCCATTCCCTCTGTCCTCAAAGACCTGGCCATGGGCATCGGGGGCACCTTCTCGCTGGTCATCGATGCCACGGCTGCACTTCTGCATGGCTTTTACTACCTGGCTGGTCACATAGTCAAACGGTTTGTTCCTAAAGGCTCCTCTGATGACTGA
- the ENDOD1 gene encoding endonuclease domain-containing 1 protein isoform X1, producing the protein METSIVFLLCISVFPGFSQGRVVGEDETGFAECNMFFSGQVPPEGFTEPFHVKICQQYNKKPRFATLYSTKDKIPLYSAFKYTKPGQNEEENWLVEPQIDDPENDLHEMVHEADVIGTVASLGANQALTSDYVGSGYERGLLNPSLLHEEDFQMATYTLTNAVPLSPSLSKSWHRDIRRVVEQALVPHCSRKDHLYLLAGAIPSSVRVKGKVSVPESLWLAACCDGPEGWSLGLVKKMNDENSLVDLMVGELEKQHLSGVHLFKGSCGKDKQSQEKTEAILQALSQIRSGDQAGTSDNQEAQDSGLVRRVAGIIATPFIKLLELLIYVFVELVKFVFYFLWLVIKRVGGTVLDGVYSLWNGVVSYLKAISMVLISIPYDVGRVIINIFLGFLQIVQDVATLTYRILRIPVEFVLHLAAFPYHSICAIPSVLKDLAMGIGGTFSLVIDATAALLHGFYYLAGHIVKRFVPKGSSDD; encoded by the exons ATGGAGACATcaattgtatttttgctttgcatCTCAGTTTTCCCAGGCTTTTCCCAGGGCAGAGTTGTTGGAGAGGATGAAACCGGTTTTGCTGAGTGTAATATGTTCTTCTCTGGACAAGTCCCGCCCGAAGGATTTACAGAGCCGTTCCACGTGAAAATCTGTCAGCAATACAACAAAAAGCCACGCTTCGCAACCCTCTACAGTACTAAAGACAAAATACCTCTTTATTCAGCTTTTAAGTATACAAAGCCAGGCCAAAATGAGGAGGAGAACTGGCTGGTGGAGCCGCAG ATAGATGATCCAGAAAATGACCTGCATGAGATGGTGCATGAAGCTGATGTCATTGGCACTGTGGCCAGCCTTGGTGCAAATCAAGCCCTGACCTCAGACTACGTGGGCTCCGGTTATGAGAGAGGGCTGCTCAATCCCAGCTTGCTCCATGAGGAGGATTTCCAGATGGCCACGTACACACTCACAAACGCTGTCCCTCTGAGCCCATCTCTGAGCAAAAGTTGGCACAGAGATATCAGGAGGGTAGTGGAGCAAGCTCTGGTCCCTCACTGCTCCAGGAAGGATCATCTGTATCTCCTTGCAGGCGCAATTCCTTCCAGTGTCCGAGTTAAAGGCAAGGTGTCGGTGCCAGAGAGCCTCtggctggcagcctgctgcGATGGTCCAGAGGGATGGTCCCTGGGActagtgaaaaaaatgaatgatgaAAACAGCCTGGTGGACCTCATGGTGggagagctggagaagcagcatctATCAGGAGTTCACTTGTTCAAAGGCAGCTGTGGGAAAGACAAgcaaagccaagagaaaacagaagcaatacTACAAGCTCTCAGTCAGATCCGCTCTGGAGATCAAGCAGGAACAAGTGACAACCAGGAGGCCCAAGACAGCGGCTTGGTGAGAAGAGTGGCTGGCATCATTGCTACCCCTTTTATCAAACTTCTGGAACTCCTCATCTACGTGTTTGTGGAGCTGGTgaaatttgtgttttatttcctgtggCTTGTTATCAAGCGGGTTGGTGGTACAGTTCTGGATGGAGTCTACAGCCTGTGGAATGGGGTGGTGTCCTACCTTAAAGCCATCAGCATGGTGCTCATCAGCATCCCCTATGATGTGGGGAGGGTCATTATCAACATCTTCCTGGGCTTCCTGCAAATTGTTCAAGATGTGGCAACCCTAACCTACAGGATTCTGCGCATCCCTGTGGAGTTTGTCCTTCACCTGGCTGCTTTCCCTTACCACTCCATCTGCGCCATTCCCTCTGTCCTCAAAGACCTGGCCATGGGCATCGGGGGCACCTTCTCGCTGGTCATCGATGCCACGGCTGCACTTCTGCATGGCTTTTACTACCTGGCTGGTCACATAGTCAAACGGTTTGTTCCTAAAGGCTCCTCTGATGACTGA